The Polyangium aurulentum genomic interval TCGCGCGCAATCAGATCGAGGCGGCGTTGACCGAGGGCGTCCAGGGGCTCGTCCGCGAGCACGCCACGGCCCTGCCGGGGCTGGATCTGCGAGAGATCTTCGGCGCCCCGGACAAGGCCGCGGTTGCTTGACGATCAAAGCGGCGTCCGCCCGACCCTCCGGAGCCGCTCGATTCCCTCCTCCACGTCCACGGGCGTGATGTCGCGGAACTTGAGCGGCGCTGGCCCATTGCGCGCCGGGTCGTACACGATACCGCGCGGCCGAACGTTCGCGCCCTGCAGCACCTCGGTCACGAATCGCACCCGCTCCTGATCGTCGGCGGGCTCGAGCTCTTTTTGATGGCGCGCGAGCACCTCGGCCACGTGCTCCTCGATGCGCTGCTTGTCGAGCTCGGTCTCGGCGACGCCCGTGATGAGCGGAATGAGAAGCGGGGCCTGCTCGAGCGGCAGATAGAGCCCGCGCGTCGTCCGCGCCACGGTCTTGAACACCTCCTCCGCGCCCACGAAGCCGAGCAGCGCGGGCATGCAACCCACGGCGTGGATCACGACGCCCATCTCGCGCGCATTCTCGGCCTGCGCATACCAGTGATGGCCGCAGGGGCAGCCGCTCGGGAAGGCGTCGCCGCTCGGCTCGACGCCGTGCGGGGGCGCGTCGCCCACCCACACGACCACGCGCGCGGCGCGAGGACGCCATTCGAGGCGCACGAGATCGTAGAGCCCGTCCGTCACCGATTCGGGCCCGTCCCCGCCGCCGCTCGCCCGCATTCGCTCGACGCCCGCGCGGATGGCAGCAATGTCGTCGGTCAAAGGCACGACGCGGCTCGCGAACGAGCGGTCCTGCGGTGGATGATCGCGGTAGCTCACGAGCCCGATCCGGAGGCTCTTGCAGAGGGGCGCGCTCTTCAATGCGTCGATGATCTCGAGCAGCCGCTGCTTCACCTCCTCGATATAGGCGCCCATGCTGCCCGTCTCGTCGACGAGGAAGACCAGGTCGAGCTCGCCCACGCCCTGGGCCTTCGCGCGGGCGATCATCTCCGGCGAATAGGCGTCCGAGTCCTTCGATTGCCACGGCGCCTTCGGGGGCGCGTATTGCACCGTGGGCGGCGTCTCGGGCGCCGGCTCGATGTCGTCGGAGAAGGGCTCCGGCGCGCTCCTCGTGACTTCCTCTTCCGCATCGGCCGCTTCCCTGCTGCCGAGACCGAATGCCTCCTTGATCTTGCCCAGAAACCCGCCCCCGCGCCGCTCCGAGACGATTCCGGCGCTGCTTTCCCCCTTCGCCTTCGCGGCCTGCGGCGGGCGACTGGGAGGGGCAAACGTGGACGAGGGCGGCGGGGGCATGGCGGGCGCGGGCGGCGGCGGCGGCGGGGCCATGGCAGGCTTTGCGGCGGGCATGGGCGCAGATGCACGGAGCGAGAGCTCGGGCGCGGCCGACCGCATCCTCGTGTGTTCCATCGTGACGGGCTTGCCCGTGTCCGCCCACGTCAAGGACCGGAACTCGTCAACGGCCTCGTCAGCGCCCTCGGCCGCCATTTCCTCCCGCGTGGGCTCGGGGGCCTCTGCCGTCGCGGAAAACTGAATCTTCTGCGCCGGCCCCTCGACGCTCTTCTCGCTGTCCTCCGCGACGAGCGCCGTGTACGGGCTCAGCAATTTGTGCTTGAGCGCGAGCCCGAGCACCTCCATGCGCACCTCGGCCGCCTCGCCCGGCGCCTCCGCGAGCCGCGCGAGGCGCGCGTCGATCCGCAGGCGCGCCCAGAGCCGCTCGAGCCCCGGGATCTCGTTCGATTGCTCGGGCAGATCGACGTCCACCTCCTGCCGGAAAGGCTCGCCCGTCGCCCGGGTCCCCGTGAGCACGAGCCGGCTTCGTCCTGCTCCGCCAAACCTGCCGAGGAGCATCACCGGCTGCCCGCCGAAGAGATCCGGGACCGGCGACGGGTAAACGTCGACGGGCATCGCGTCCTCCCACGAAAGGCGCAGGTTCGAGAGCACCGGCCCCGCCTGGCGCACGCGCCGCGCGAATTTGGGCACCACCGTCTCGACGTCCTCGCCCGGCAAGAGCACGTCGCTCGCGCCCCCGCCCGCCCGCGCGAGACGCTCGACGAGATAGCGATTCACGGCCGGGCCAATCCCGAGCACGTAGAGCCGCGTCTCCTTGCCCAGCAATTCGGGCGCACGCCGGAACAGGCGACCCTCGTTGCCCACCGCGCCGTCCGTGATCAATACGACGAGCCTGACGCGTCCCTTGTCGACCGGCAGCTTCGCCGCCCGCTCGAGCGCCTCCTCGAGCTCGGTGCCGCCCCGCGCCGTGAGCTTGCCGAGAAACCCGTCGAGCTGGGCGACCCATTCCTTGGTGATGGGCAAGAACGCCTCGCCGCGCCCGTCGGCCGCGATTCTGTCGTGATCGATC includes:
- a CDS encoding VIT domain-containing protein, which encodes MQTVTEPITQGTLRTSTGAPLPLEHTDVKASIDGPVASVTIRQVFKNDTGGPIEAEYLFPLPHEASVHTMRFRIGARTVEGVVKEKEEARRAYEAARREGRSATLLEQDRPNLFTLSVANIPPGETIEVTLGYQEKLGFDEGEWRFVLPMVTTERHHAGTPDELRAPAGKGSVPTDQVPDAARIRPPRAATGQRKADVSIAIEVRAGEHVEPPRSPSHRIDVDPLDGGVYRVRLHESDTIPNRDFVLAYRTAGAGVRPRAHFERQADRMGTFMLVVTPPVAPPEDLPLAEIGPEGDHRTFRCNNCGGTLSDPGAVKDWPGLGPSWKCAYCGAIVAVSREKAKVGLPRDVVFLVDRSSSMRGGSVPQARRAVRMILDHLGPDDRAQLFAIDHDRIAADGRGEAFLPITKEWVAQLDGFLGKLTARGGTELEEALERAAKLPVDKGRVRLVVLITDGAVGNEGRLFRRAPELLGKETRLYVLGIGPAVNRYLVERLARAGGGASDVLLPGEDVETVVPKFARRVRQAGPVLSNLRLSWEDAMPVDVYPSPVPDLFGGQPVMLLGRFGGAGRSRLVLTGTRATGEPFRQEVDVDLPEQSNEIPGLERLWARLRIDARLARLAEAPGEAAEVRMEVLGLALKHKLLSPYTALVAEDSEKSVEGPAQKIQFSATAEAPEPTREEMAAEGADEAVDEFRSLTWADTGKPVTMEHTRMRSAAPELSLRASAPMPAAKPAMAPPPPPPAPAMPPPPSSTFAPPSRPPQAAKAKGESSAGIVSERRGGGFLGKIKEAFGLGSREAADAEEEVTRSAPEPFSDDIEPAPETPPTVQYAPPKAPWQSKDSDAYSPEMIARAKAQGVGELDLVFLVDETGSMGAYIEEVKQRLLEIIDALKSAPLCKSLRIGLVSYRDHPPQDRSFASRVVPLTDDIAAIRAGVERMRASGGGDGPESVTDGLYDLVRLEWRPRAARVVVWVGDAPPHGVEPSGDAFPSGCPCGHHWYAQAENAREMGVVIHAVGCMPALLGFVGAEEVFKTVARTTRGLYLPLEQAPLLIPLITGVAETELDKQRIEEHVAEVLARHQKELEPADDQERVRFVTEVLQGANVRPRGIVYDPARNGPAPLKFRDITPVDVEEGIERLRRVGRTPL